The following is a genomic window from Candidatus Obscuribacter sp..
CACTTTTATCGTCACCACCGGTGTGGGCTATTACGTAGGCTTTAGTCAGACCTGGAATGCTTTTAAAACACAACCGCTTATAGGCGGAGCGCCCATTGAGCTGCAAGTAGTAAAAGTGCTCAAAGACATACCGGCTTATGGTCGCATTGATGGAGACATAGTAGAAGAAGCCCGCATGTATGTCCCTGGCGTCTACAGTGACTTTTATGGCTTTGTCTCTGACTGTGCTGGCAGGCAAGTCAAATGGACCCTCAAAAAGGGCACCTATGTATCCCGGCATGATTTGATGCCTGTTGCCGCGGAGGTCAAATAATGACTGACCAAAATCTGGAGCCGCAAGCACCACAGGATCCTATCGACATTGACCAGTCTTCGCCCAGACCTGTAGTGGTTGGTAAGAGTGGCAACAACAATAAGCCATTGTTCTTTTTTGCTTTGCTTTTGCCGTTTCTCTTTAGCTCAGGCTATTTTGCCGGACGAGAAATCGCCAGTGGTGAAATACACCAGCTCAAGGCCGAAGCCGACTCTGTACAAAAGAAGGTTTTGAAGTGCAAACGCGACGTGGCGCCAAATGCAGTTATTACTCTCGACGATGTCATCGAAGTTGATGTTTTTGGTAATCGCACTGCTGGTGGCGAAGTGCTCAAGGCTGCTGATGCAGTGGGGCATAAAGCGCATTACGGCATGAATAAAGACCAGGTCGTTATGGTCCGCGATCTCGACTAAAACAAAAGCCAGCTTTTGCAAGCTGGCTTTGTAATTGCTTTTGGCGGTCGATTAACGAGAGTAGAACTCGATAACGAGACTTTCTTCGAAGGTCTGGTCGAGTTGGTGTCTCTCGGGGATCATCACGTACTCTATTTCTTGGCGCTCGAGGTCGCAATTTAGCCAATCGGGCTTGAGCCAGCCGCGTTGCATTGTCTTGACGAGAGAACGGCTCTTGTCTCTGACAGATACTTTGTCGGTGGGCCTGAGGCGGTAGCTAGCGATGTTGACTGGCTTGCCGTTTACAAGGAAGTGACCATGGTTAATCAGTTGTCTACCTTGAGCGCGGGTGCCAACGAGGCCACTGCGGAAAACTACGTTATCCAGTCTGGATTCGAGAAGTTGCAACAGGATGGTACCGGTTACGCCTTTACGACGGACAGCTTCTTGGAAGGTGTTATAGAACTGTTTTTCAGAAATGTTGTAAGTCCAACGAATTTTCTGCTTTTCCATCAGATGCTTCGCGTAGTCGGACTTTTTCTTTCTGTCGGCGCCGTGTTGACCTGGAGGATGTTGGCGCCTCGAGCCTTTGACTTTACTGCATTCGGTCATGCCAACGGCACGCACACGCTTGCAAATGGACCCGAGATATTTCATTACGCACACTCTCCCTGAGGCACTGGATTCGATAAAGCGTTATAGATTACCGCGAAACACCCCTCTGTATATGTGTTAGCGATAAGCTTTGGTTGTCTAAAATGGCTATATGCCCCTGTGGTGGGCTACTTGGGGCTTGTTACGATTTTTTATATAGAGTCGTCGCTGGCGATCACTTGGCAGGCTGGGTGCTGGATCTGGCGAGTTTGGCTCCATAAGTATGGATGCAGATGAGGTGGGACTCATAAAGTGGCGTCAGATCGGGGCGTCTGGCAAATGGCTGGTATTGCAATTTATTCGGGTACTTCATTTTGCGCTGGCAGCGTTTTGTACATCATTTCTTGCTTGTTGGTTAGCTTGGTTACAACAATAAATGCCAGTACTGCCGCAACAAAGGTCAGTACCTCATTGATTGCCGAAGCCGTAAAGTAAACGGTATAAGCTGGTATATCTATATGTCCCTGAGCGTCTACCGTTTTGATTTTGTCGCTGATACGCGCGGTGGCATTCATAATGAGCCAAAAGCCCCACCACCAGCTGATTAGGGCAGTGCCGCTGTGACTTTGCCAGCGCTCGCTCAAGCTGGTAAGACTACTTGCTCGCCAAATCTCTTGGATTGCTCTGTAGGGCTTGAAGAGGCAGAGGATTGGAATGGCAAAGCCCCAGGTGCAATGCCAGTTTTTTGTGATTAAGTCGTTTATGCCAAAGTATTGAAGATTGCGTCTCAATCTGCGGATCCATACGAGAAAGAAGACAGCACATGAAAGAAAGGCGATTGCACCAATACCCTCGACTGTGTCAATCAGTAGTTGTGCACCCTCTAAGATTGATGACGAATCAGGCTTTTGGGTGTTTGATGGCAAAGTAGCTATGACTCCGCCCAAGTCAAAAAATATAATTAGTACCGACCCTATGCATGTTAGAGCCAGCAAAATCTGAATTGGTATCGCCAGTGGTTTACCGCTTTTATACGCAGGTGTTTCGGTTTTGTTTGGTTTTTCAGGCATTTACGACTCGCTTTATAAGGTCGATTGATTGGACTGGATGCCATTGGTGTTTTAAAGACTGGAGTGACGTAATCATATAACGCCTACTGTCTGATTGCAGGCAATTCTACATTGGTCTCAGTCTCCGCTGGTTATGTGGTTTTGAATTACTCTCAGGCTCTCTAGTGATTCTTTGTAGAGTCCAAAAAGGTCTTGGCTCTGGGCAAAAGTCACAAGCGTCCTCATAATTGCACCTTCAATCACCGCGCTAGACCAAAATATGCAGCAGTCCTTTCGTTGGCTAATGGTTACATCAGTAAGTCTGCCATTGACTCTGTGAAAGTCTGCATCAGTTATTCCATCTGCAATGTACTCCAGAACTAAGCCGGAGCAGTAGCTATCCTCATTGCTTTGGAATGTTAGTTTGCCACATGTAGCATAGTTTTTAAGGAACGCATTAGGTTGATAGATATGTTCGTCAAGACCTGTCACTGTGTGTATTTCATGCTCGTCCAGGTGACCCAGATCAAGCAGATGTTGGCGCATTATCTCCCATTCTGAGTCCCTGGCTGGGTCATGACATAGTGGCGATAGGAAGCCTCTGCGTCTCAAATAGTTGTAGGTAAATAGATTGTGCCTCAAGACAATATTGGGCAGCTCGTTGTAGAGCGCTGTATTGGGCTGTATTGCTCCGATACTCTTGTCGATTATTAGCGGATAAATTACTTTGATGCTATCCACTTTGTCGCGGCAAAACTTTATTGCTACTTCTGGCTCGTTGAGATAGTCTTGCTTGCTTTTTGTTGTTGTGCCTTTGGCGGCAAACTTATAGACTAGCGTAACTGTTGTGCCAGTGATCTCACTGACACGCTCTGGATAACCAAATTTGTACCGCACAGATTTTATATCCTGATTGAGCAAAAACGGCAGCTCATTTAAAAAACGAGCTCTGGCAAGGGCTTTGCTCCCAGGTGCGGATATATAACCCGGTGCTGGCTCCTGGGCTGGGTTGAACAGTTGCATCAGGAGCATCAAGATAATCATAGTGCCGCATGTGGTGGCTATTTGTCTTGTTCCTGGATTTGGATAAAGCAAGTGCATTACATCACCTGCCCGGCATTATAATTGCTAGTTCTTGTGCAGATGTTTTCGATTCTAGTAATTAGAAGCGAGACGCAAACTGACTTTGTTGCAAGAAAAGGTAGAAAAATATTGATATTCATGTTCGCGTCTCGGTGTCTAGTTTTGTATTATTAGCCCGGACTCATGTGGCGTCAATAATTCAGTGGGGCATCTCCCAATCAAGTCCCGTAGCAGTTTTTTGAGGTGGCTAGGTGTAAGTGTCAAAGCTATCTCGATGTTATAATTGAGCAGCATTACTCACAGCAATTTGCCTCTAAGGACTGACAGACATTGGTAGCATCCGCTCAAATCAAGTCCAAACGCGGGTGGATTTTTGTCTGGTTGTTGTTGGTACCCTTTATTGCTTTTGGCTCGATCTATAACACAGCCGAAAACGGCAATTACACTATCTATAGCGATGTGCGGCAAGTGCCTAATATGCCTGCTGCTGTAGTCTTTGGCGCAGGCATGCAGATCACGTGAGGCTCACGACAGGGTGGTCACAGCTGTATCGCTGTACAAGTCTGGCAAGTCAAAAAGCTCCTTATGACCGGCGATAACGGACACGTCTCTTATAACGAGCCAGAGGCGATGAAGCGTGACGCCACTTGCAGCTCGGTGTGCCAGCTAGTGACATCGCCTGTGATTATGCGGGTTTAAGGACGTATGACAGTGTCTACCGCGCTATCCAGATATTTGGTCGGACAAAGCAGTACTTGTCACCTAGCGCTATCATTTGCCCAGAGCAATGTACCTGGCTCGCCATCTTGGTCTTGATGTGGTAGGCCTGGACGCCAGTGTGCAGTCATACGGCAAGATCCCAGTCCTGGTACGACTTGCGCGAGATTGGCGCAGCTCAAGCTGCCTGGCTCGAAATGCCATCGGGCGCAAACCTAGGGTTTTAGGCAAAGAGCCTATATTCCTGAGCAATCGATTGTCCCTGTAACTACCCCCTAAAACCTGGTGCCGTCTGGCTTTACGACAAATTCTTTGCCTGATGGTAGATGCAGCGTATGTGTCTGAGCCTTGCCTTCAAATATCGTGGTGGACATGCCGTTGTACTTGCCAGCACAGTTTTCCTTGACACTACCTTATCATTGGTTCAGAAGTCCTGGGATCTAAACGCAGTGTTTCCTGTCTATTGCCTTCAGTTAACTCTAAAATTGAGGCTTGCCATTGTTTTGCTGGAGCATCGATTTTGCCCCAGGTATACCGTTGGCAGTGTTTCTGTGTAAGTGCCCTTGCTCTCCATGTCTTTTTTGCGGCAGACAGTGATTTTTTGAGCAAGTCTGCACTCATCAAATTGCTTGGATAAGCGTCTTGAAAAACGCGTGATAGAGCTTCCAGCTCTGCATCGCTCGGTTTTTCGGAGATGCCGCGGGTGCCTGTTCTATCTTTTGGCAGTTGGACATAGGACCTCTATTTGTGGGATGGTCTAAATCCTGGGAGGGCGTTTATGGAGTATATGAGCTAGTTGGGGCTTCTCATATGGTAATTGCCCCAAGTAGTTCTAAATAAACTGTTGTTCAAGGCTGTCTTTATCTGTTGTATAAACTATGCTTTTATCTGATTTGAGTAATGTCAGTTGCTCATCTCTTATCTCGCGGGCTTCCTCCAGCTCTTTCAGGACTTCACCTTGAGGCCGGCGGACTATCTGGTAATACGAGTGTGCTAGGTGCTGTGCTCAGATAGTCAGGAAAGATATAGACGATAAAGCCGCTTCTGGTTACTTCTGGGCGACCATTAAACTGTGCCAGGGCGCTCATCACCCATGCCACTG
Proteins encoded in this region:
- the rpsD gene encoding 30S ribosomal protein S4, which encodes MKYLGSICKRVRAVGMTECSKVKGSRRQHPPGQHGADRKKKSDYAKHLMEKQKIRWTYNISEKQFYNTFQEAVRRKGVTGTILLQLLESRLDNVVFRSGLVGTRAQGRQLINHGHFLVNGKPVNIASYRLRPTDKVSVRDKSRSLVKTMQRGWLKPDWLNCDLERQEIEYVMIPERHQLDQTFEESLVIEFYSR
- a CDS encoding DUF4328 domain-containing protein; the protein is MPEKPNKTETPAYKSGKPLAIPIQILLALTCIGSVLIIFFDLGGVIATLPSNTQKPDSSSILEGAQLLIDTVEGIGAIAFLSCAVFFLVWIRRLRRNLQYFGINDLITKNWHCTWGFAIPILCLFKPYRAIQEIWRASSLTSLSERWQSHSGTALISWWWGFWLIMNATARISDKIKTVDAQGHIDIPAYTVYFTASAINEVLTFVAAVLAFIVVTKLTNKQEMMYKTLPAQNEVPE